From one Catenuloplanes nepalensis genomic stretch:
- a CDS encoding ABC transporter substrate-binding protein encodes MTAALLALGGVTACDQGGAGDQGEVRLKFFFWGGDKRIELTQKVLDLYHQRHPEVSFDVAAQPNSGYFDKLAERIDGGDAPDLFQIDDNYLTEFAQRDYLLDLGPFVADDRIDLTQVSNGLVRYGRVGSAQVGVAAAENTAALVYDKTLLDRLGVATPANGMDYPRYLAWAAQISEKSAGAVAGTMDPSADYKAFWLWLRSQGKEFYAGSALGFTDADVTAWFTMWKDARADGITPAAPVVHEANAGDATKQLVVTGQAATSFMWSNQLPEMQQKTKNELGIVAYPGGESAAWARASMYWSGYRDTAHADVVADVIDFLVNDPEAAEILGTERGLAPNLQNRRALEISLTDPVMKASIAYTNEMSTRYGKAPLPPPKGHGAIRAALVKAAEAAQSETLTPALAATQFVTEANAALG; translated from the coding sequence ATGACCGCCGCGCTGCTCGCGCTCGGTGGTGTCACCGCGTGTGACCAGGGCGGCGCCGGCGATCAGGGCGAGGTGCGGCTCAAGTTCTTCTTCTGGGGCGGCGACAAGCGCATCGAGCTGACCCAGAAGGTGCTGGATCTCTATCACCAGCGCCACCCGGAGGTCTCGTTCGACGTCGCGGCCCAGCCCAACTCCGGCTATTTCGACAAACTGGCCGAACGCATCGACGGCGGCGACGCGCCCGACCTGTTCCAGATCGACGACAACTACCTCACCGAGTTCGCGCAGCGCGACTACCTGCTCGACCTCGGCCCGTTCGTGGCGGACGACCGGATCGACCTGACCCAGGTCTCCAACGGCCTGGTGCGGTACGGCCGGGTCGGCAGCGCGCAGGTGGGCGTCGCGGCCGCGGAGAACACGGCCGCGCTGGTCTACGACAAGACGCTGCTCGACCGGCTCGGCGTGGCCACACCGGCCAACGGCATGGACTACCCGCGTTATCTGGCGTGGGCCGCGCAGATCAGCGAGAAGAGCGCGGGCGCGGTGGCCGGCACCATGGACCCGTCCGCCGACTACAAGGCGTTCTGGCTCTGGCTGCGCTCGCAGGGCAAGGAGTTCTACGCCGGCTCCGCGCTCGGCTTCACCGACGCGGACGTGACCGCCTGGTTCACGATGTGGAAGGACGCGCGCGCCGACGGGATCACGCCGGCCGCGCCGGTCGTGCACGAGGCGAACGCGGGCGACGCGACCAAGCAGCTCGTGGTCACCGGCCAGGCCGCCACGTCGTTCATGTGGTCCAACCAGCTGCCCGAGATGCAGCAGAAGACCAAGAACGAGCTGGGCATCGTGGCATATCCGGGCGGCGAGTCGGCGGCCTGGGCGCGCGCCTCGATGTACTGGAGCGGCTACCGGGACACCGCGCACGCGGACGTGGTCGCCGACGTGATCGACTTCCTGGTCAACGACCCGGAGGCGGCGGAGATCCTCGGCACCGAGCGCGGCCTCGCGCCCAACCTGCAGAACCGGCGCGCGCTGGAGATCTCGCTGACCGACCCGGTCATGAAGGCGTCCATCGCGTACACCAACGAGATGAGCACCCGGTACGGCAAGGCCCCGCTGCCCCCGCCGAAGGGGCACGGCGCGATCCGGGCCGCGCTGGTCAAGGCGGCCGAGGCGGCGCAGAGCGAGACGCTCACGCCGGCCCTGGCCGCCACGCAGTTCGTCACCGAGGCGAACGCCGCGCTGGGATGA
- a CDS encoding phosphoribosylaminoimidazolesuccinocarboxamide synthase yields MELLHSGKVRDVYADGEDLILVASDRISVYDVVLPTPVPDKGKILTQLSLWWFDQLADLIPHHVISATDVPEEWAGRAIRCKRLRMAKVECVARGYLTGSGMKDYLATGVVSGVRLPAGLVEASRLEEPIFTPSTKAPMGEHDEPMTFAEVEKEVGADVAAQLRDITLSVYARGAAIAAERGLIIADTKLELGWDADGVLTLGDEVLTPDSSRFWPGEDYEPGRVQFSFDKQYVRDWSLTTGWDKTPPAPEVPEQVVEVTRARYVDVYERITGTSW; encoded by the coding sequence GTGGAGCTGCTGCACTCGGGCAAGGTTCGGGACGTCTACGCGGACGGCGAGGATCTGATCCTCGTCGCGTCCGACCGCATCTCGGTCTACGACGTGGTCCTTCCCACGCCGGTCCCGGACAAGGGCAAGATCCTCACGCAGCTCTCGCTCTGGTGGTTCGACCAGCTCGCCGACCTGATTCCGCACCACGTGATCAGCGCGACCGACGTGCCGGAGGAGTGGGCCGGTCGCGCGATCCGGTGCAAGCGCCTGCGGATGGCGAAGGTCGAGTGCGTCGCGCGCGGCTACCTGACCGGCTCCGGCATGAAGGACTACCTCGCCACCGGCGTGGTCTCCGGCGTGCGGCTGCCGGCCGGCCTGGTCGAGGCGTCGCGGCTGGAGGAGCCGATCTTCACGCCGAGCACCAAGGCGCCGATGGGCGAGCACGACGAGCCGATGACCTTCGCCGAGGTGGAGAAGGAGGTCGGCGCGGACGTCGCGGCCCAGCTGCGCGACATCACGCTGAGCGTCTACGCCCGGGGCGCCGCGATCGCGGCCGAGCGCGGCCTGATCATCGCGGACACCAAGCTGGAGCTCGGCTGGGACGCGGACGGCGTGCTGACGCTCGGCGACGAGGTGCTGACGCCGGACTCGTCCCGCTTCTGGCCCGGTGAGGACTACGAGCCCGGCCGCGTGCAGTTCTCGTTCGACAAGCAGTACGTGCGGGACTGGTCGCTGACCACGGGCTGGGACAAGACGCCGCCCGCGCCCGAGGTCCCGGAGCAGGTCGTCGAGGTCACCCGCGCCCGCTACGTCGACGTCTACGAGCGGATCACCGGCACCTCCTGGTAA